A segment of the Nitrosopumilus sp. genome:
GGAATAGATGATGGAAGGATTTCAGGAATACTACCCACGTTAGAAATTTTTCCCATGCTCTTTTTGACATGCAAGAGGGTCTCCAAAGAAAATACCACAAGATGCTCCATTTTCAGAGCATCAACTTGAAGTTCGTCAGATTCATCAAAGTCAACAGCCATACCCTTGTTGGCATTTTTTAGATCGTTACGATTGGAATCAAGAATGTCAATTGCATCATTTAGCATATTTACAGAATATTTCAACCTGGGAACAAGCGTCACAGAATGTGAGATATTTTCAATGTCCAGCGAATCCGTACTACATTTTACCAGCATACCGAATGCTACTTTGAGACTTTGTATTTGAGGCAGGTGTAACAATTAATTTAGTAACCACAGTTACATCAGTCGACAGTTACAATTTTGATTTTTTTTAAGTATTAGTGTAAAGGAATTTAGCTCTCAATTTTACCTAATAACAAATCAAGACAATGTATGGTAAATGAGCACGTCTTAACAGTCAGCCTAGAGGAATTTGGACTCAGTAAGTACGAGGCACAGGCATACGTATCACTAATTGCAAAGGGCACTATTCCTGCAAGCGAATTGGCATACTATTCAGAAATTCCACGAACAAAAATCTATCCAACTTTACTCAAACTAGAAAACAAGAAACTGGTAATCATTTCAAAGAGCAAGCCGATAATGTGCACGGCAATTGCCCCAGAAGATGCTTTTGATGGCATCATTCATGAGCAAATCAACAAAGTAAACGCAATGAATTCGCTGGTGTCCAATCTGAAAAAAGCCAGTGAAGAATCCAGAAAGACCAGAGGCTCTGAGGAAAAAAGATACTTTCATCTTAGTGCCAACAACGTCCTGTCTCAGATCCAGACAATGATTGAAGGCTCAAAATCATCAATCAAGATAATGACAGACCAGTGGGGTTTCGGATTACTCGCAGAATGCAAGGAGCAGTTGCTGTCAGTATCACGTCGCAATCTGGATGTCAAGATGCTCATTGCACCGTCACAGATATGCTCCGAGTCATACAGGGTGATACCAGACGGAATTGAAATCAGAGCTTCAGACACCACCCAGAACTGCTTTATTTTTGATCAGACAGAGATACTAATGATAAGCAATGATAACGGAAAAGGGGCAACTTTTTCATCAACCGAAATTTTAGGATTCAATCAGGAAAAGATATTTTCAAACATTTGGAAAAATGCGATTAAAACAAAGGCCCTTGCAGACATGACAAAAACAGAAGCGCATGAAATCTACAAGATCATTAAAACCGTAAACGAGTTAGGATTGATACACATTCTAAACTCTTCAATGATCTCAAAAAAGTCAGAACTAGACATGCTAAAGATGTTGGAAAAAAACGGAATTAGTCTGAAAACAAAAACACTGGATGACATAATAGAGATCACAGACACCATAATGCAAATTACATGCTCAGGACATGTCAATTTTGAGGCAAATACAAAAAACATCACCGTGGAATCAAAGCTAAATAACGGGCATTCACTTCCATGGGTATCCATTTTGGACGGATGTCTTCAGAAACAAGGATATGCAACCAGAACAGTATACCAGAATACATCCAGCAAGGGAGAGAGAGTACACATCAAGATAAATAAAAAATAGCAAATAGATGCAAAACATGATTTCAAAGAGCAATTTAGTTGCGTGACTGCAGAATGTAAGACATGCAAGGCGCAATAAAATAAAAATTTTCATACAAAAAACTTTTCAAAATACAAAAAGATGCTTGTTCTATCAATCAGAGGAGCGTTCCACACCAATTAGTTCAAGAATTTTAGATGCCAGTTTTTTAAAACATTTGAAAAGTTCCTCTTTGTCCAACCCTTCAGCATGAAATAGCAATTCAGATTCAGACAAGTAATTTCCATATTCATCATCCCAGCATTAGATAAACACATGCAAAATACTCAAAACATACAATTTCAAAAAAATAGAAACGATTCAGGCAAAAGCAAGATGAAAAACATCAGACACATGAAATTATCCAAACAGTAAAGAGAACAGTTATCACCAATAAACAAGTCCAATCAATCAGACAAAGCATGCAGATGATTTCAATAAATTATATTTTAGAATGCATGCCCAAAGAGAAAAATTATTTCGACGACATTTGGAAAGAGTGCCTTAACGAAAATAAAAAGAGATTCGTAAGGACCAAGCTAAAGGAGATATTAAAAAAAATGGAGGTGTTGGGATACGTCAAAAAATATGGTCGCAAAAATGACGTGTTTTACGAGAAAAATTATCACAAGTCATTTGAAGATCATGCTGGATTCATCAACAATCTCATGTTTACTTATGAATCCAAGATAAATGCGGCATTAAGAAACATGGAAAGCAGAAAAATATTCCTAGACGTGTCAAAAGACCTCACATCATACAAATTCAGCAAGTACACAAAAACGGATTACGAATCAATGCTGGAAGGAATGCAGAGCATGTTTGAACTGGCTTCCTCAATTGCACTGACCAAAGAAGAGAGTCATGATGACAAATTGAAGAGAGAGTTGAAGAAAGGCTTCGCCCAGATCAGCCAATTCATGGAAGAGGTAAATGAAAAGATGCTAAGTGAGCGAAAAACTGTCGAGAGAATACTGTTGCAAAAAGATTTCAGCAGTAAAATTCCAAAAGCAGGATATCTGAAGGCTTAGAATCGATAAAGAAAATGATAAATGGATTTTTTTATACAGAGCAACCCGTTTCAAACCAGCAGTAAAAATTAAAAATAGACAAGAATTCAATACTAGAATTATGATAGAAGAAAAACTTGAAACATTGGGAATTAAGCTTCCAAACCCTCCAACTCCAGCAGGATCGTATGTTCCTGCCGTAAAGACAGGAAATTTACTGTTTATCTCAGGACAGATACCCATGGAAGATGGCAAGGTCATATTTACAGGAAAAGTTTCAGATGACAACCTAGAGACAGCTCAAAAATCAGCAAAAATGTGTGCGATTAATATTTTAGCCCAAATAAAAAGGGAATTAGGTAGTTTTGACAGGGTTGCCAAAATAGTAAAGGTGTCAGGATTCATAAATTCAACACCAGAATTCTCACAACATCCAAAAGTCATCAACCCAGCTTCGGACTTGTTTTTCGAGATATTTGGAGAAAAGGGCAAACATGCCAGGATTGCAGTAGGAGTAGCCTGCCTACCGTTGGATTCAATGACTGAAATAGATGCAATAGTTGAATTTTCCAAACAGTAGTGAATTTGGAAATTTTCTTAAATAAATTTTCCATGCAATTTTATTCATGGCCCAAACATGCAGAGGCATTTGTGAACGTCTGAAACCAACGACACTTACAAGCAGCTCACGTTACAAGACGGGTCAAAAATGGTGTTTGCTGTGCGCGTTGTTTTTTCTCACCAAAGAGAATTCGTGCAGTTGCTACAAGACAAGACTAAGAACCAGTCCAAGGAGTAAAAAGTACGACCTGCCAAGAATGTAATCATGAAAAAGGCAAATGCGAATGTCTCTGTTGCTGCTCAATATCACAGATAGGATGCATCTATTGCGTTCTTCCGGTGTTAGGATACAGGCAGGTAAAAAAAATACTAAGAAAACGAAAAAGAAACAACAGTCAAGAGCATCATTGACAAACAAGTTGCATCAAAAATCCAAGAAATGGTTCATATACTGTAATGAGTTACCAAAGGGATGCTGAAGATTTCTCTGTTCATGATGATCACCATATCAATGATTTCAGCTTCAGCCTTTGCAGAATCTGAAATAGAGGTCCACACATCATCTGAAGAAATCAAAGCGTTGGATTCAGTGTGGATTACAGGGAAAATTACAGACGTATCGCAGTTTAAACCCGTAAAACTAAGAGTGTTAGGTCCTGACGGAGCACTCATTTTTGCACCCATAGTTCCAATTGAAGACAATGGCGAATTTAGAAAGTTACTAAACGCCCCAGTTCCAAGCTTTGCCGAGGGCACATACATCATCACTGCAAGTCACGAGGATGTAAAATCAGTGGCTCAGACGCAATTTACAGTCACATATCAGGAGATTCCAAGAAGTCCAGCAGCTCCAGCAATTCTAGAAAAATCAGTCATAAAAGAAATTGAAATATCGAAGAGTACAGGTATGATTGAAATCTCAGCAGATGCTGTAAATGGCTCAGATACAATAATGATCACAGGTAACACAAATCTCAGAAGCTCAGACATCACCCTAATTGTAAAGTCACCAATGGGAAACATGGTGACAATTGCACAGGTAACACCTAGCGTTAATGGTGGCTTTGAAATGGAAATCAAGACAGGCGGTTCCATGTGGAAGGAAGACGGAACATACACAGTTACAGCATCTCAAGGAAGTTCATCAGAACACAAAGAATCAATTCAGGTGGAAATCAAAGACGGCGTAGTGGTACCTGAGTTTGGAGCCATAGCAATGATGATTTTGGCAATATCCATCATGTCAATCATAATTGTTTCTTCAAAAGCAAGACCCAGCATATTTTCCAGATGCTAGTCCCAAAGGGAACAGCAAACCATGTTTAATCCGGATCAGATAAAATCACAGAAATACATCCCACTTGAGACATACAGGAAAAACAACGAGGCCGTAAGAATGCCCATATGGTTTGTCATAAAAAACGGTTTGATACTAATTATCACAAGGGATCAGACTGGAAAAATAAAACGTCTTAGAAATAATCAAAAAGTAAAAATTGCAACATGTTCCATCAGGGGAAAAACTTCAATGTCAATGATGCCAGGTACTGCCCAGATCTTAACAGATGAAGAGACTGCAGAAGCAGTAAAGATAAGAGACAAAAAATGCGGATTCTTCTCAAAGGTTGCCAAGATTCTAACCAAGGGCAATGGAAATATTGTAGCAGTATCAGTCAAGATGAACTAGCAGCCGTTTGCAACTGCCGTTCTCGATTTAGCTTGTAAGCTGTCAGTCCTGCAAAACCAA
Coding sequences within it:
- a CDS encoding PPOX class F420-dependent oxidoreductase, coding for MFNPDQIKSQKYIPLETYRKNNEAVRMPIWFVIKNGLILIITRDQTGKIKRLRNNQKVKIATCSIRGKTSMSMMPGTAQILTDEETAEAVKIRDKKCGFFSKVAKILTKGNGNIVAVSVKMN
- a CDS encoding PEFG-CTERM sorting domain-containing protein, encoding MLKISLFMMITISMISASAFAESEIEVHTSSEEIKALDSVWITGKITDVSQFKPVKLRVLGPDGALIFAPIVPIEDNGEFRKLLNAPVPSFAEGTYIITASHEDVKSVAQTQFTVTYQEIPRSPAAPAILEKSVIKEIEISKSTGMIEISADAVNGSDTIMITGNTNLRSSDITLIVKSPMGNMVTIAQVTPSVNGGFEMEIKTGGSMWKEDGTYTVTASQGSSSEHKESIQVEIKDGVVVPEFGAIAMMILAISIMSIIIVSSKARPSIFSRC
- a CDS encoding RidA family protein; protein product: MIEEKLETLGIKLPNPPTPAGSYVPAVKTGNLLFISGQIPMEDGKVIFTGKVSDDNLETAQKSAKMCAINILAQIKRELGSFDRVAKIVKVSGFINSTPEFSQHPKVINPASDLFFEIFGEKGKHARIAVGVACLPLDSMTEIDAIVEFSKQ
- a CDS encoding TrmB family transcriptional regulator; its protein translation is MVNEHVLTVSLEEFGLSKYEAQAYVSLIAKGTIPASELAYYSEIPRTKIYPTLLKLENKKLVIISKSKPIMCTAIAPEDAFDGIIHEQINKVNAMNSLVSNLKKASEESRKTRGSEEKRYFHLSANNVLSQIQTMIEGSKSSIKIMTDQWGFGLLAECKEQLLSVSRRNLDVKMLIAPSQICSESYRVIPDGIEIRASDTTQNCFIFDQTEILMISNDNGKGATFSSTEILGFNQEKIFSNIWKNAIKTKALADMTKTEAHEIYKIIKTVNELGLIHILNSSMISKKSELDMLKMLEKNGISLKTKTLDDIIEITDTIMQITCSGHVNFEANTKNITVESKLNNGHSLPWVSILDGCLQKQGYATRTVYQNTSSKGERVHIKINKK